gtgtgtctggaTCAGCAGAGCTGGCCACGCAGACAGCCCTGGATCTGCTGCTGAACATGAGCACCCAGCGggagctggctgccagctcgCTGCAGGTGGGCAGAGTCAAGGGGAGCTGGGCCTGCTGGGGGCTGGCACAAGGAGGCTTCCCAGCCCTGTTCTGCTGCAGGGGTGTCTTGCAGAGCCTTGCCCCCTTGGCTGAGCTGCTGTATTGTACAGGTGGCAGTGGTGAAGCCAGATGACCCAGGAGAAACACCAGGCCCCTgtgagctgcaggcacaggaggaggaggaggcaaaGGTGGACTCtaaggagcagcagcaaaagTTGGTGATGCTGCACATGGCAGAGTCTGGGCAGACACTTGTGCAGGAGGCTTATGGGGAAGCAAGCCTGAGTGGCTCGGAGCTGCAGCAGATCACCATCCCCTTCAATGGCACAGCAGAGTACAGCATCATCACACCCATCAGCGAGGAGATCCAGGCCCCTGGCACGCTGTACAGGTCAGCTGTATGGGAggagtggggagggggaggcacTTTGGCCTCCAGCTGGGAGGCTTTAgtggtgaggaagaggaggaggcagaTTGTCACTGACCCGGTGCTCTCCAACAGTGAGGAGGAGAGTCCTGTGGAGACCTCCCACACAGTTGTGGTGAGTGGAGCTGTGATGACAGAGGAGGCACTGAAGGACCATAGCAATCACTACATCATGTCATCCAGTGTCCCAGAGAGCCAGTTCCAGAGCATGGAGGTAAGGATGTGAGccttctccccatccccagcagcagtgggagcaggtgTGACTGGTGTTTCTCTCGCAGCCCCTCAGCGGGGATGCTGCCTTTTCCTCACCCGCGGAGGGCCAGGAGGCAGAGCCCGACGGCATCAAGTGGCCCGTGGTGCAGTGTGTCACCAGTCTGTTCCAGAAGGACTCGTCTTTATCCCCAGCATCCGAGGGGCAGGAAGTGTCACCCCCAAAGATCAAGTGGCCTGCACTCCAAGGCATGGCCAAGAAGCTCACATGCAAGGTTTCCACAGCCAAGAAGCTCTCATGCAAGATTTCCACGGCCAAAAAGTTTTCATGCAAGATTTGCACAGCCATGTTCACAGGGAGAGCGGAGATGGAGAGTCACAAGAGAGCCCACATTGGGCCCAGCACTTTCAAGTGTCCCGACTGTCCCTTCACTGCCACACTCTGGCCAGAGGTCCGGGTAAGTTTCCTGgtgcagggcagccctgggaacaAGGGGTTTGGAGAAACGGGGGTTTCTGACCCAGCACTTGTCCTTGTGCCCCAGAGCCACATGGTTCAACATGCCAACCTCCGGccacacaagtgcccccactgCAGCTTTGCCTCCAAGAACAAGAAGGACCTGCGCAGGCACATGCTGACCCACACCAATGAGAAGCCCTTCGCCTGCCAGGTCTGTGGGCAGAGGTGAGTGGTGGAGCTGGGCTGATCCTGCTTTGAGGGatcccacagagctctgcaaggCTCAAGAGGAGATAAAATCTTGGCAGAGCTGTCTGCCCCAAACCTTCCCCAGCATCAACCCATTAGAGGGGACAGTGGCCTTGGGAATggttcctgctgcaggtggaCCCAACTTTGTCTGCGAGGAACCTCTGCATAGGAGGGTTCAGTCCCTGGGACTGATGGGAACAtgctgggagaggggacaggcCATGTTGTGGGATGTGCTGATGGGGCCCGTGTCCTGCGGAGAGCACAGGATCCTGTGCTGCCTGTGGCACACTCCACCTCACTCTGCCTCTCCATAGGTTCAACCGTAATGGGCACCTCAAGTTCCACACACAGCGTTTGCACAGCTCAGAGGGAAAAAGGCCAGggccagctgctgcccagcagacCATCATCCTGAACAGCAACGAGGACACCCTGGCCACCCTACACAGTAAGACATGTCCCTGGGACCAGGGCTGACCTGTGGGTGTCCTACATCCAGAGTCCCATGCAGGATTCTCCCAGCTTGTGGGTCTGGTGGGGCTGAAGGGCCAGGAGGATTCTCCTGCAGTTGGAATTGCTGGAGACAGAGACcaaggggctgggcccaggcaacTGTGCAGAATGAGGGGGGCCTGTGTTCCCTGCAGACAGGTCCTGGTAGATGAGTGCATGTGGGAGCAGCTCACACTGGAAGCAGAATTGAGGTTCTGATATGGAGggtgagcagagcccagagactgCCTCGTGCTTTTCACTGGGGCATGTTTCAGGCACTGGGGAGCGAGGGTGTGGGtagccctggcagtgtccccagcagcatccctaCCCTCTCTGtgttgcagcagctctgcaggctggcCAGGCCGTGCTGGCTCCCGAGCGgctgcagcaggctctggggcaggagcacATCCTTGTTGCACAGGAGCAGAGCGTCACCAGCCAGGTGAGTTGGGTCCCTTGGCCTCAGCTCATGTCCTGTGTGGCCCCTCCTCACAGTGGGAGCCTCCTGGGGGGCTGTGGTCAGGCCCAGCCCCCCTGACCACACTGGGAACTTGCTGACGttgcaggaggaggcagcctaCATCCAGGAGATCACGACTGCTGACGGACAGACAGTACAGCACTTAGTGACTGCTGACAACCAGGTGAGGGGACATGGCCCACGGATGGGAGACTGTCTAGTGGGaagagctggcagcagtgggGGAAAGCAGGGCTCCACAGGGAGAGCTGAAGGCACTGGGGTGGTAGAAACAGGCACAGAAAACAGACCAAATCCAGCTCTTCTGATGGGGGTGGGGAGTGGTGACCTTTTTCTGGGTCTGAATTCCCATGTTTGCAGGTTCAGTACATTATTGCCCAGGAAGGTGTCCCGCACTTGCTTCCCCAAGAGTATGTTGTTGTCCCAGAGGGACATCACATCCAGGTGAGCTTCAGACTATCTGCTCCCATCACATGGTGGGTGGGGCTCATGGGGTGTCATGTGTGAGGCTGGGccccctcctgctccctcttGCCTACTCTGGGTCACAGCATTGTTGGAGGCCTGGACACCCACAGACCCCCCCACCACAGCCTCCCTGTTTGTCCCCAGGTACAGGATGGTCAGATCACCCACATCCAGTATGAGCAGGATGGCCAGTTCCTCCCGGAGTCGCAGGTAAGGAGCCAGGCATGgttggcaggagctggagggtgGGTCTGAGGCTGCAGTTGGGGAGGGATATGTGAAATAGAGGGAGCTCATGGGCTGGTGCCTGAGTGCAGCAGCcatggctggagcagctccaggaggaaCCATCCCCTCAGGCATTCCCTGTTTTCCCCTCTGTAGATCCAGTACATGCCTGTGtcgccagagcagcagctcgtcacccaggcacagctggaagcagcagcacactcGGCTGTCTCAGGTAgtagcacagccctgtgccatTAGGGCCTGTCCTCCCAGGCTGGGGTGCCAGTCCTGTTGTTGGGGTGGCAGCAAGCTGCCCGTGCAGTCCTTGGTGGGAGGGCTGGGAAGATCAGGCTTGATCACTGTTTTCTGCCAGCCATGGTGTCCAAGGGCAGATATTTGCTGGTCCCTGCCTGTCAGTTGTGGAACAGGGTtaagcagagctgtgctcccagctggagcccCACATGGGCAGGGTGGCCTTTTGTCCCTTCCCGGGGACAGGTGGGGAGCATGGAGGGGAGCCCTGAGCGGGCagtggctgcccctgccctcGCTCAGAGGCAGcactgacctctcccctgcagcAGTGGCGGATGCGGCGATGGCGCAGGCGCAGGGCGTGTTCACCGCCGAGGCAGCAGCGGAGCagatgcagcagctgcagccggGCATCCACTACGACGTCATCACGCTGTCGGACTAGCACCGCGCTGCGCCGGCTGCAGCCGCCCCAGCCAGCAGTTGCCTTATTGTGCCGGGGCTGCGAGGGACGCACCGGAGCCGTGGGGGCACAGACGCAGCCAGGGACACGCTGCCGCTCggccctgtgccctggggtcCTGACTTCCCCCCAGAGACTGCTCAGCAGCCACAGGGGCAGCCCTTGTGTGCACGGTCTCTTTGCCTGTTGCACTTGGTGGTCTGAAATCCCTTTCCCTGCGGGGGCAGCCATGGATCAGCCCAGCACGTGAGGATCCTGGGGAAGCCATGGGCTGGGCACAACTGTGGTGCAGTGTCAGAGATGAGgtgtgtgcagccacagccgTTGCTCCCCGCAGCCATGGGGCCAGTGGTCCTAgtgtgccagcagccagccctccTGTGGTATCTCCAGCCTgcgggcaggcagcagcagggctctggaCTGGAGGAACCAAGGAGAGGGGGGCAGAAGATGctctatttttcttctgaagagGAATGGACTTGTGTTAATCCGCTGGTGGTTGTTGGAGGGTTCAGCTGTGACATTCTCAAGCTTTGACTATGCTTATGAATAAAAAGGGATGGAGACCTGTGTGTGTGCCTGCTTGGGGGTCCAGGGGCAAGGGatgccacagcccagcctgagcctggccctggggctgaggccctcgggtccagcagcccagcactgTGCTGGGCCAGtcgctgctggcagaggccctGGGCTATCAGCTGCCTCCCGCCCGAGTGACCTTGACTCCTGAGAAGCGAGccaggcagctgggacagcggtgggctgggggctggagtCATGAAATTAATCGAGTGGTAAACAGCCTAAATCCCGTGTAACTCTGTCCCGAGCCACACACCGCCCTCCTGAGCGGCTTGTCTGGGCCTATTTACATGCGATTATAACAGCTAATCGCAGAGTTTTAGTTCTCTGCTCCTGCATTAAACTGATTATccacagagggggaaaaaggccGGGAACCACCGTGGCTCGGTGAGAGCCTCTGTGAAGCCTGAGCCCCGCGGGGGTGGGGTGATCCCTGCGGGGTGATCCCTGcccggctctccctgccctcctgcagggCACGGCGGTGGCACCGGGGCCGCTGTGGGACCCCCCGACCAGCAGGGCAGTGGGCTGTGGTGACCCCGCACCTCCCCGAGGTGGCCGCGCTGATGTGGCTGTCCCAGCCGTGGCTGTGTCCCGCTGCCTTCTCACCCGCCTTGCCGGTGGCGCTGGtgtgtggctgtgcctgccgGGCTGCGGCTCGCCCGgctccagctgtgtcccctgctgtgCCGGCCGTGCCCTCCCTCTCCAGCTGTGCCGTGCAGGGTCAGGGTGCTGCGCGCAATCCGCAGGCGCTTTCCTAGATTACAGCCCCATTATCTAATCAAGCAGATCCACGGTGCTGATTAGGCTGGACGAGTCCCGTGGGGACAAGGTTATGGGGCCACCGCGAGGccatggccagggctggtcccagccagcagcaccagtgtCCCGGCTGGCTTGGGGCTTCCACACCTGCGGCTGCCCAGAGCACACCATCAGCCAGTGGGGGACGGATGGGAccagagctctgcctgctgtctgctgggagctccaggtgctgctcgGGCTCTGGCCATGGAGTAGTGCAGGGGCATGGGGCCTCTGGGTGCTGGCCCCTGAGCCCTGGGACGTTCTGCTGtcagcagggcctgcagggatCCGGGGATGTGGCCGGGCTCATTAGCACCGGTGACCTTCGCCTTCCCGTCCTGGCCAGCGCTAAGCGGGTTTGTTACATATTTAATATCCTGAGAGCGTTATTAGTCGGTATTTAATGACGGATACAACCTGTGGGATAATCCCAGTCTTAGTGGGGAGGCGTGGTGGCAGGAGCAGGTGGCTCAGGGGGTCGCAGGCTCTCGGGGCCCCTCACACAGCTGCccaccactgccctgcccaCCACTGCCATGCTGTGCCAACCACAGGAACCCCCCAGTGCCTTGCAGGGGTCCCCTCTGTCCATGGGGCTGCGGGACCCTTCCCTTTgtcactctgctgctgggaatCCAGCGGCAggcatggcagtgctggggcttgGGTGAGGACCTGGCCAAGCCAGAGGACGAGCAGGATGGGCCAGCATGGGTTGCTGTCCTCCCACCAGGCTGTAATTCTTCCACCAGCCCCTGGCCCTCCAACCTTCCACAGCATAGGGGGCTCTGCCACCCACCCCGAGTCAGGGCTGGGGCATGGATGgggcagagctcagcactgcagtaaagccccagctgggctgtgtgcTTGTGGCTCTGGGTGTCGTGGGGCTCcgtgtgccagccccagggtgCCATCgtaccccatccctgggagctgagctggggggctgggagggagcagggctctggctgGTGGCAGGCAGGCAAGGACGGTCCCTGCAAGTCCCTGCCCAACAGTAGCTGGGGAAGGGGGGGTATCAGGTGCCCcagatcctgctgctgctctcgtGGGTGCTAATACCCCCTAATCAGCTGTCAGTCACTGCAGACCCCAGCAGCTATAAAAGACccgggagcagctccccggcTCCTCTCCTGCAGAATGGCAGCACCTCGGGGCGAGAGGAGCCCAGGACAagggctggggggctgcggggggccCTGGGGGACCCTGCGGGGGCCGCCCcaagccctcctgccctgcccctgcccctacTCCTGCCCCTGTCCCGTTTTGGCCGGGTACAGCCTCCTGCCACCCCCGCTCAGCCTCGTGACGCCCCTGGTAAGTGCCGCGTGCGGCTCCGGGGAGGAACGGGATGCGGGGCTCTCCCGGGACCGGGATGGGACTGTGCGGGGTGGTTGGAATCGGGCTGGGGACCTGCTGTCCCGAGGCCCCGGCATTCTCCTGCCCGCACACACACACCGTCCTGCACTTGGCACTTGGGGTGCGCATGGGAGAGGGAAACGACGGGCAGGATtcagctctgccctctgccaCGCACAAGGGGCCGAGCCCTGgcatcccacagcccctctcctcTGGCTGTCACGCCCCCCGGTCCCACCCTGACGCCCCTGTGCCCCTCCAGGTCTCAGCACCCTACGAGGTGCCGCTGGGGCTGCCCGCAGAGCCGGGGCGGGTgaaggcggcggcggcgcgagAGAGCACCGGGGCACTGAAGGCTTGGCTGGCGCGACACCCCAGGAACCCCTACCCCAGCAAGGGGGAGAAGGTGATGCTGGCCGTGGTCAGCCGGATGAGCCTCACCCAGGTCTCCACCTGGTTCGCCAATGCCCGCCGGCGCCtcaagaaggagaaaaaggcgAGCTGGGCCACACACAGCGCCTCGGACGGCGAGGACAGCGAGGGCGAGGGGGTCCCGTCGGGGGccgtccccattcccagttccagCCCCGTGCAGGATGGGTGCGGGGGCAGCCCCGAGGTGACAACAGGCCCTGGGCAGGACAAGCAGCCCCAGAAACCCAAGATCTGGAGTGTGGCAGAGATGCTGGAATCTTCCCCCAGCAAGAACGGGTGTCCTCCGGGGATGCCAGTGGTGCTGGAGCAGCTATAGGGCTGGGACAGTCACGCCCTGTCCCCAAGGGCATGACAGGAGAGACAGGCATGGGATCCAGCAGCTGCCTCACCAAGGAGATGGGAGGGACAGAAAACAGTAATAAATGTGACTCTGTCTTGGGTCTCCTGGTGTGCCTGTGTGTGGTGGGGATGCAGGGGTGCCAGCAGAGATGGTAGGGTAACTTCACTGCCAGCACCTCAGAGAGGAGCCCctgtggagcagggcaggtccaaGGCAGAGATTAAAAATAGACTTAGCTCTTCTTAATAgaagtaataaaatggttagcAGTATTAAATTAATCcttacaaaacaaaacccaaggaGGTTAAATAGAGACTGGAggctgtgcaaaaaaaaaaaaagaaaagaaaagaaaacccacaaTGACTACAAAATAGCTGCAAAGACATCTTTACACACCAAAGAAACTCCTCCACTCCTCCCCTCTGGGACACAATGTCAGCGAACACGAGACTCACACATGAGAAAGAAACACAGATGCGATGGGAGCAGCCCCACGAGGAGCGTGGGCGCCGCAGACAGAACTATTTACACTCTGGACACGGAGCCGTGCCGGGCAGTCCGGCCGCAGGAGCCCCCGGGCTCTGCCCGTCCCTCTCCTGCCGGGGCCCCTCCGGCCCCTCAGCACTCGCGCTCCTCTGCTGGCATCggtgtcctcctggctcctgctcTTTGTCTGCTGTGGAGGAGGACAAGAGCTGAGGTCCGGCCCAAATGCTTGTAGGCTGCAacgagctcctgcagctgcttcagCCAGTGTGAGCACCCACATGGAAAAGACAGTGCTGCTCTGCACGGGAAGGCACCAGGCACTGAGCTTCTCCCCGTGGCCCAGGCGGAGCATGCTGTGGGTCAGAGGACGTGTGTACCTCAAGGGACAATGCCCCAAGGAACCCAAATCCGGCCTGGCT
This Passer domesticus isolate bPasDom1 chromosome 16, bPasDom1.hap1, whole genome shotgun sequence DNA region includes the following protein-coding sequences:
- the LOC135282187 gene encoding putative iroquois-class homeodomain protein irx-1, yielding MRGSPGTGMGLCGVVGIGLGTCCPEAPAFSCPHTHTVLHLALGVRMGEGNDGQDSALPSATHKGPSPGIPQPLSSGCHAPRSHPDAPVPLQVSAPYEVPLGLPAEPGRVKAAAARESTGALKAWLARHPRNPYPSKGEKVMLAVVSRMSLTQVSTWFANARRRLKKEKKASWATHSASDGEDSEGEGVPSGAVPIPSSSPVQDGCGGSPEVTTGPGQDKQPQKPKIWSVAEMLESSPSKNGCPPGMPVVLEQL